The bacterium genome segment AAGATCAACCCGATCCGGTCATGAAGGGCAGCAACATACACTATGAAATGAGCGGGAAAATTCAAGCGATAAACTGTGGGGGAATAGGAGTCCTTCACCAAATGGCAAAAAAGATGGGACTGGTAAAAGAAATCGACTCAAATCTAAAATTATTAAAAACACATGTCCCGTATCATGAATCGGATCATGTGCTGAATATCGCCTATAACATATTGGCGGGTGGTG includes the following:
- a CDS encoding IS1380 family transposase; the encoded protein is MNKKSKGKYSKILRNRQQQIGHRLRKKQWKDQPDPVMKGSNIHYEMSGKIQAINCGGIGVLHQMAKKMGLVKEIDSNLKLLKTHVPYHESDHVLNIAYNILAGG